The region CCGCGACCGTGACGGCCGCCCCGGTGACGGCCGACTTCTTCACGAACTCCCGGCGGTTCATGGGATTGACGGGCATACGTGTCTCCTGGGACTGGCTGGGACTTGGCTGACGGGAGCAACTGCGCGAGTCGTGCGGGGACTTCGAGCACTGCATGTGCGCTGGGTGCGCTACGTGCACACCGCGCACTCAGTGCACTACACGCGTAGATCGTCGTCGCGTCCAGGCCGGTCGGGAACCAGGAACAGACCATGTCCAGGTCAATTAACGGTCAGCTTGCCCTGCCGGACGGTCACTTCGTGACATGACGACGCCCCCGGATCGGCCGAAGCCGCACCGGGGGCGCCCTCGTCGGGGGACTGCGTCTCAGCCAGCGGCGACAATCCGGGTGGCCCGGTATTGATAACCGTCCTGGTCGCCCTCTTCCCACTCCATGGTGACTTTCCGACCCGGCGTGAGAAAGCGGAAGCCGGACATCTCGATCACGGAGAAGTGCGCCCAGCAACCGCCCGGCGTCTCATCGGAATCGAGGACCCCCCAGCCCTCTTCGTCGTCCCATTCACGAACCGTCGCCAGCGTCATGCGGAGATCCTACTTCCGCTATACGAGGGTGACGATGAACGGGAAGTCGAGGTCGACCGTCCGCGTTCCGCGCGCGATGGGGAAGGTCTCGTGAATCTTCAGATCCCACTTGCAGGACGTCATGTGACCGCCCAGCGCCGAGGAGGCGTGGACGAAGTACCGCGGAGAGACGCCGGGGTGGCTGTCGTGAGCGACCCGGTGGCCGTTGCAGGTGAGGTTGGCGGTCTCGTTCATGAGCCCGGTGGCGGGCGCCGCGGTGGCGGCGCTGAGCTGCCACCCCCACTGGAGCTTGCCGTTGCTGTACTTTATTTGAGCGCTGAAATTCCCCCGGGGGTCATTGCCGTTGTAGGACGGGTGCTGCGGAGTGAAAACGTGCTCCCCCGCGGCAGAGGACGGCGCGGAGCCGAGCCCCACGGCGAGTGCCGATACAGCGGCGAGAATCGCCGCCCGCTTCGCAATGCGCGAAAACATGGTGAACCTCTTTCAGGTCAGTGGGTTCGCCTGCGAAGCTAATAGATCAAGAACGGCACTCACAACGGACCTGGGGCAAAAAGCACATCAACTGACACGGTGTGATGAGACACGTGTCGGCGACACATCCCCCGGTGAACGCGGAGGCCGCCGCCCCCTGTTGGGGACGGCGGCCTCGAACTGTCCGATCGGTCCGAACGGATCAGATGAACGAGTTGATCTCGATCGTCTCGTCGCGGCCCGGGCCGACGCCGATCGCGGAGATCTGGGCGCCGGACATGTCCTCCAGCGCCCTGACGTACGCCTGGGCGTTCTTCGGGAGGTCGGAGAAGGACTTCGCCTTGGTGATGTCCTCGGACCAGCCCGGGAGGTTCTCGTAGATCGGCTTCGCGTGGTGGAAGTCGGTCTGGGAGTACGGGAGTTCCTCGACGCGCTTGCCGTCGATCTCGTACGCCACGCAGACCGGGATCTCCTCCCAGCCGGTCAGGACGTCCAGCTTGGTGAGGAAGAAGTCGGTCAGGCCGTTCACACGGGTCGCGTAGCGGGCGATGACCGCGTCGAACCAGCCGCAGCGGCGGTCACGGCCGGTGGTGACACCGCGCTCGCCACCGATACGGCGCAGCGCTTCGCCGTCCTCGTCCAAGAGCTCGGTCGGGAACGGGCCCGAGCCGACACGGGTCGTGTACGCCTTGAGGATGCCGATGACCCGGCTGATCTTCGTCGGGCCGACGCCCGAACCGGTGCAGGCACCGCCGGCCGTCGGGTTCGACGACGTCACGAAGGGGTACGTGCCGTGGTCGATGTCGAGGAGCGTGCCCTGGCCGCCCTCGAAGAGCACGACCTTGTCCTGCTCCAGCGCCTGGTTCAGGATCAGGACCGTGTCCGCGACGTACGGCTTGAGCCGGTCCGCGTAGCCCAGCAGCTCCTCGACGACCTGCCCGGCTTCGATGGCACGGCGGTTGTAGAGCTTGGTCAGCAGCTGGTTCTTGACCTCGAGGGCCGCCTCGACCTTCTGGGTCAGGATCGACTCGTCGTAGAGGTCCTGGATACGGATGCCGACGCGGTTGATCTTGTCCGCGTAGGTGGGCCCGATGCCACGCCCGGTCGTGCCGATCTTCCGCTTCCCGAGGAAGCGCTCCGTCACCTTGTCGACGGTGACGTTGTACGGCGTGATGATGTGAGCGTTTCCGCTGATCAGAAGCTTGGAGGTGTCGACGCCGCGCTCGTTCAGTCCGTTCAGCTCGGAGAACAGGACCGACGGGTCGACGACGACTCCGTTTCCGATCACCGGAGTGCACTCCGGTGTGAGGATTCCGGAAGGGAGGAGGTGGAGGGCGTACTTCTGATCGCCCACGACTACCGTGTGGCCGGCGTTGTTGCCGCCCTGGTAGCGCACCACATAGTCCACGGATCCACCGAGCAGGTCGGTGGCCTTTCCCTTGCCTTCGTCACCCCACTGAGCACCGAGCAGCACAAGTGCGGGCACAGGCGTACACCCCTTCCGGGCGGGGCATGTCCAAGGTCGGGGACGTACGCGGCTGGTTTTCGATACGGCTGCGTACGCCGGCGACCTCCTTTGGCCGCGACCGTCGGACCGGATGCCCCGGAATAGACGAAGCCCCTGGCGCAATAGCGCAAGGGGCTCTTGCACAAAGATGCTACCCGAGGAAGCGAGGCATGACCGAGGTGGCGGCTTCCGACCAGCTCCTTGTGGTCATCGACCCGGTCGCCCGTTGGACGGACGGCGAGTCTGTACGGATCGCAAAAGACGTGCTCAGCGCGGGTGCGGCGACGAAAGTATGCCTGCCGGAAGGGCCCGAGGAATTTGCCCGGGCGCTGGCCCGGAGAGGTTCCCGGCGGCCGGTCGTGGTGGGCGACGACCGCGCCCTCTTGCGTGCTGTATCCCTTTTGCACCGACAACGGGAACTGGCCGGATGTGGGGTGTCATTGGTGCCGGTGGGGGGTGTGCTGTCGCTGGCGCGGGCGCTGGGGGTGCCCGTCGGGGCCGTCGCGGCGGCCCGGGCCGTGCTCGACGGGGTCGAGCGGCGGCTCGATCTGCTGGTCGACGAGAGTGACGGGGTGGTGTTGGGGGCGTTGCGGATTCCGCCGGTGGGGGCGGGTGGGGCGATGCGGGGTGCGGAGGAGATCGACGGGGCCGACGTGGGTGGTGTCGGCGGAGTCGGCGGTTTCGGTGGGTCTGGGGGCTCTGGGAGCTCTGGTGGTTTCGGGGGTTCCGGGGGTTTCGGCGGTGGGGCTTCCGGGCTCGGGGGGCATGCGTGGCTGCGGACCTGTCAGTCGCTGGTCCGTACGCTTGCGGCGCGGCCCGCGCGTGTGGCGTCCGTGCCGGGGCCCGGGCCTTCGCGGCTGCGGGTCGAGGTCGACGGGGTCACCTTGGTCGATCTGGACCAGCCGGTGGAGGCGGTGTCCGTGACGCCCGGCGTTGCCGGGGGTGCGGAGGTGGAGGTTCGGCCGGTTTCCGTGGGGGCGGAGGCGTCGCCGTTGCGGGTGGTGGGGCGGCGGGTGACTGTGTCCGGGGCGGACTTTCGGTATCGGGCGGATTCTGTGGTGTCCGGGCCTGTGCGGACGCGGACGTGGACGGTTCGGGAAGGGGGTTGGGGGCTTACGCTGCCGAGCTGAGCCCCCGGGCGTTGCCGCTATGGCTGGGGCAGGGTCGGTGTGGACTCGTCCTTCAGGGATACGCCGGTGCGGCCGAGGTCGCGTGCCCTTCGCATCAGTGTCGCCAGCTTCGTCGCCGCGGCGGTGTGGGACAGGCCGAGGGGTGGGCGGATGTTGGAGAGGCAGTTGCGGTCGGCGTCGGTGGTGCGACCCGGGCGCGGGCCGTACGTGAGATACGCCCCGAGCGAGTCCGCGGCGGACATCCCGGGCCGCTCCCCGATGAGGACGACGGCCATCCCGGCCCCCAGCGCGTGCGCGATGTCGTCTCCGAGAGCCACCCGCGCCTGCTCGGCGAGCACGACGGGAGCGACGTGCCAGTCGGAGGGCAGCCGCTGTGTCGTCGCGCGCACGACGGCCGCGGCATGCTCGTGCACCGCCCGGCTGGACAGCCCGTCGGCG is a window of Streptomyces mirabilis DNA encoding:
- a CDS encoding cold-shock protein is translated as MTLATVREWDDEEGWGVLDSDETPGGCWAHFSVIEMSGFRFLTPGRKVTMEWEEGDQDGYQYRATRIVAAG
- a CDS encoding adenylosuccinate synthase; translation: MPALVLLGAQWGDEGKGKATDLLGGSVDYVVRYQGGNNAGHTVVVGDQKYALHLLPSGILTPECTPVIGNGVVVDPSVLFSELNGLNERGVDTSKLLISGNAHIITPYNVTVDKVTERFLGKRKIGTTGRGIGPTYADKINRVGIRIQDLYDESILTQKVEAALEVKNQLLTKLYNRRAIEAGQVVEELLGYADRLKPYVADTVLILNQALEQDKVVLFEGGQGTLLDIDHGTYPFVTSSNPTAGGACTGSGVGPTKISRVIGILKAYTTRVGSGPFPTELLDEDGEALRRIGGERGVTTGRDRRCGWFDAVIARYATRVNGLTDFFLTKLDVLTGWEEIPVCVAYEIDGKRVEELPYSQTDFHHAKPIYENLPGWSEDITKAKSFSDLPKNAQAYVRALEDMSGAQISAIGVGPGRDETIEINSFI
- a CDS encoding diacylglycerol kinase, which codes for MTEVAASDQLLVVIDPVARWTDGESVRIAKDVLSAGAATKVCLPEGPEEFARALARRGSRRPVVVGDDRALLRAVSLLHRQRELAGCGVSLVPVGGVLSLARALGVPVGAVAAARAVLDGVERRLDLLVDESDGVVLGALRIPPVGAGGAMRGAEEIDGADVGGVGGVGGFGGSGGSGSSGGFGGSGGFGGGASGLGGHAWLRTCQSLVRTLAARPARVASVPGPGPSRLRVEVDGVTLVDLDQPVEAVSVTPGVAGGAEVEVRPVSVGAEASPLRVVGRRVTVSGADFRYRADSVVSGPVRTRTWTVREGGWGLTLPS
- the eutC gene encoding ethanolamine ammonia-lyase subunit EutC translates to MDRESDTALWNSLRRHTQARIGLGRAGSALPTRHRLELQAAHAAARDAVHSPFDPDVVASALTGVPTIRVRSAAPDRLTYLQRPDLGRRLHDVDRAHLPRDGWDVVFVVADGLSSRAVHEHAAAVVRATTQRLPSDWHVAPVVLAEQARVALGDDIAHALGAGMAVVLIGERPGMSAADSLGAYLTYGPRPGRTTDADRNCLSNIRPPLGLSHTAAATKLATLMRRARDLGRTGVSLKDESTPTLPQP